The Burkholderia ambifaria AMMD genome has a segment encoding these proteins:
- a CDS encoding acyl-homoserine-lactone synthase, translated as MRTFVHEEGRLPHELAADLGRYRRRVFVEQLGWALPSANESFERDQFDRDDTVYVFARNAGGDVCGCARLLPTTRPYLLKSLFADLVAEDVPLPQSAAVWELSRFAATGDEGGPGNAEWAVRPMLAAVVECAAQLGARQLIGVTFASMERLFRRIGVHAHRAGPPKQVDGRLVVACWIDIDPQTFAALGIEPGRAARQAIAA; from the coding sequence ATGCGAACCTTCGTTCACGAGGAAGGGCGGTTGCCGCACGAACTTGCAGCGGATTTAGGGCGCTATCGGCGCCGTGTATTCGTCGAACAGCTCGGTTGGGCGCTTCCGTCGGCGAACGAGAGTTTCGAGCGCGATCAGTTCGATCGCGACGATACCGTCTACGTGTTCGCGAGAAACGCCGGCGGCGACGTGTGCGGATGTGCGCGCCTGTTGCCGACCACCCGCCCGTATCTGCTGAAGTCGCTGTTCGCCGACCTGGTCGCCGAAGACGTCCCGCTGCCGCAATCGGCTGCCGTCTGGGAGCTGTCGCGGTTCGCGGCGACCGGCGACGAAGGCGGTCCGGGCAATGCCGAGTGGGCCGTCCGCCCGATGCTCGCCGCGGTCGTCGAATGCGCGGCGCAGTTGGGCGCGCGGCAGCTGATCGGCGTGACGTTCGCGAGCATGGAGCGGCTGTTCCGCCGGATCGGCGTGCACGCGCACCGGGCAGGGCCGCCGAAGCAGGTGGACGGTCGTCTGGTTGTCGCGTGCTGGATCGACATCGATCCGCAAACGTTTGCTGCACTTGGAATCGAGCCGGGACGGGCCGCCCGGCAAGCCATCGCCGCCTGA
- a CDS encoding VOC family protein, which translates to MLGREGLDYRFEFTHCPAHPVAPSPTPEDLIVFYLPDHGAGEAACARAAAHGFMRVASFNPYWDACGQTFEDPDGYRIVLQNAEWR; encoded by the coding sequence ATGCTCGGACGCGAAGGGCTCGACTACCGCTTCGAGTTCACGCACTGCCCGGCGCATCCGGTCGCACCCTCGCCCACGCCCGAAGACCTGATCGTCTTCTATCTGCCCGACCACGGTGCCGGGGAAGCCGCATGCGCACGCGCAGCCGCGCACGGCTTCATGCGCGTGGCGTCGTTCAATCCGTATTGGGATGCCTGCGGACAGACATTCGAGGACCCCGATGGCTACCGGATCGTCCTGCAGAACGCGGAATGGCGTTGA
- the ribA gene encoding GTP cyclohydrolase II, with the protein MMSSRPQSPTPGNGQADECVTLVATASLPTRYGTFTSYAFRVSGSDAEHLALVMGDVTGEQSVLARLHSECLTGDVFGSYRCDCGEQLDLALRYIAAEDRGVLLYLRGHEGRGIGLSNKIRAYALQEQGRDTVEANLDLGLPDDAREYDSAAAILRILGVTSVRLMSNNPKKFDTLVKHGIPVCERVALAVPMREENERYIRTKQAKFGHYFEENE; encoded by the coding sequence ATGATGTCTTCGCGTCCCCAATCGCCCACGCCGGGCAATGGCCAGGCCGACGAGTGCGTGACGCTCGTCGCCACCGCGTCGCTGCCCACGCGCTACGGTACGTTCACGTCGTACGCTTTCCGCGTATCGGGCAGCGATGCCGAACATCTCGCGCTCGTGATGGGTGACGTTACCGGCGAGCAGTCCGTGCTGGCGCGGCTGCATTCCGAGTGCCTGACTGGCGACGTGTTCGGCTCCTACCGCTGCGATTGCGGCGAGCAGCTCGATCTCGCGCTGCGCTACATCGCGGCGGAAGACCGCGGCGTGCTGCTGTATCTGCGCGGCCACGAAGGGCGGGGCATCGGCCTGAGCAACAAGATCCGCGCATATGCGCTGCAGGAGCAGGGGCGCGATACCGTCGAGGCCAATCTCGACCTCGGCCTGCCCGACGACGCCCGCGAATATGATTCGGCCGCCGCGATCCTGCGGATCCTCGGCGTGACGTCGGTGCGCCTGATGAGCAACAACCCGAAGAAGTTCGACACGCTCGTGAAGCACGGCATTCCCGTCTGCGAACGCGTGGCGCTCGCGGTGCCGATGCGCGAGGAAAACGAGCGTTATATCCGGACCAAGCAGGCGAAGTTCGGGCATTACTTCGAAGAGAACGAGTAA
- a CDS encoding CBS domain-containing protein — MSTTVAQILKAKPDSGRTIYTVTKTDFVYDAIKLMAEKGIGALLVVEGDDIAGIVTERDYARKVVLQDRSSKATRVEEIMTAKVRYVEPSQSTDECMALMTEHRMRHLPVLDGGKLIGLISIGDLVKSVIADQQFTISQLEHYIHGTPSVTSV, encoded by the coding sequence ATGAGCACGACTGTCGCGCAAATTCTCAAGGCCAAGCCGGATTCCGGCCGCACGATCTACACCGTCACGAAAACCGATTTCGTCTACGACGCCATCAAGCTGATGGCCGAAAAGGGAATCGGCGCACTGCTGGTCGTTGAAGGTGACGACATCGCCGGCATCGTTACCGAGCGCGACTACGCGCGCAAGGTCGTGCTGCAGGACCGTTCGTCGAAAGCCACCCGCGTCGAGGAAATCATGACGGCCAAGGTGCGCTACGTCGAACCGTCGCAATCCACCGACGAGTGCATGGCGCTGATGACCGAACACCGGATGCGCCACCTGCCCGTTCTGGACGGCGGCAAGCTGATCGGCCTGATCTCGATCGGCGACCTGGTGAAGAGCGTGATTGCCGACCAGCAATTCACGATCAGCCAGCTGGAACACTATATCCACGGCACCCCGTCGGTCACGTCCGTCTGA
- a CDS encoding DUF4148 domain-containing protein codes for MKSIIYAAIAASVLAAPIASFAQSEQGLTREQVRADLVQLEQNGYKPVASDSQYPQDIQAAEQRIQPSQPMLAQADTSGYGAVAMSAGQSGRRVTREAPNPVNSVYFGN; via the coding sequence ATGAAGTCGATCATCTACGCAGCGATCGCTGCATCCGTCCTTGCCGCCCCGATCGCATCGTTCGCACAGTCCGAGCAGGGGTTGACCCGTGAGCAGGTCCGGGCCGATCTCGTGCAACTCGAACAGAACGGCTACAAGCCGGTCGCGAGCGATTCGCAATATCCGCAGGACATCCAGGCCGCGGAACAACGGATTCAGCCGAGCCAGCCGATGCTCGCCCAAGCCGATACGAGCGGCTACGGTGCGGTGGCGATGAGCGCAGGTCAGTCGGGCCGCCGCGTCACGCGTGAAGCCCCGAATCCCGTGAACTCCGTCTACTTCGGCAACTGA